Proteins encoded within one genomic window of Methanosarcina barkeri str. Wiesmoor:
- a CDS encoding cytochrome ubiquinol oxidase subunit I, producing MIELLLLSRLQFAITAAFHFLFVPLTLGLALLVAVMETMYYRNKDETWRKMADFWGNIFKINFAIGLVSGITLTFQLGTNWGAYAEFMGDVFGPPLAMEALFAFFLEGTFLGAWIFLGHNRQKLKAFSMWMVALGTNISSLWILTANGFMQHPVGYEMAADGSKVVMTDFLALITNGYVWYMLIHTLLAAYLLTSFVVMGICAYHFLKGNNNEVFKKSFNIAVIIALATAVMLPVLGHGYAQYVTALQPTKGAAMDAIWETRSSVPMYLIQVPDSSTGSNSVQLLGIPGLASFLYTGSFSGTITGLNQLPQDELPPVEMIFWSFRLMTILGSLFIIVALLGLYLQKSGKLYTSKKYLKLLMWSIPLPYLTITAGWIVAEVGRQPWMVYGLLRTANGVSSVPTSDVLLSISLISAFYMVLLIFEIYLIKKTVVNATGVE from the coding sequence ATGATTGAATTGCTTTTATTAAGCCGGCTTCAGTTTGCCATAACAGCTGCGTTCCATTTCCTATTCGTTCCACTAACTTTGGGATTAGCATTATTAGTGGCAGTCATGGAAACAATGTACTACAGGAACAAAGATGAAACCTGGCGAAAAATGGCTGACTTCTGGGGTAATATATTCAAGATAAACTTTGCAATAGGTCTAGTATCAGGTATTACACTGACTTTTCAGTTAGGTACTAACTGGGGTGCCTATGCAGAATTCATGGGAGATGTCTTTGGACCACCTTTGGCTATGGAAGCGTTATTTGCTTTCTTCCTTGAAGGGACTTTCCTTGGAGCATGGATATTCTTGGGCCATAACCGTCAGAAATTAAAGGCATTTTCCATGTGGATGGTCGCTCTAGGTACTAACATATCTTCATTATGGATTCTCACTGCTAATGGTTTTATGCAGCATCCCGTAGGCTATGAGATGGCTGCTGACGGGAGCAAGGTGGTTATGACAGATTTCCTTGCTCTAATTACGAACGGCTATGTTTGGTACATGCTGATACACACTCTGCTTGCAGCTTACCTGTTGACCTCATTCGTGGTCATGGGGATCTGTGCATATCATTTCCTTAAAGGGAATAACAATGAAGTGTTTAAAAAATCTTTCAACATAGCAGTTATCATAGCACTCGCTACTGCAGTCATGCTTCCAGTTCTTGGTCATGGTTATGCACAATATGTTACTGCGCTTCAACCTACAAAAGGAGCGGCAATGGATGCGATATGGGAAACAAGATCTTCAGTGCCTATGTATCTAATACAGGTACCCGATTCAAGCACAGGCTCCAATAGTGTTCAGCTGCTGGGAATTCCAGGTCTTGCAAGTTTCCTGTATACAGGAAGTTTTAGCGGAACGATAACAGGACTTAACCAGCTACCTCAGGATGAATTACCGCCTGTAGAAATGATATTCTGGAGCTTCAGGTTAATGACAATTCTGGGTTCCCTGTTCATCATAGTGGCTCTTTTAGGCTTATATCTTCAAAAATCAGGCAAGCTATATACATCTAAAAAATATCTAAAGTTGCTAATGTGGTCTATTCCTCTTCCATATCTTACTATTACTGCTGGCTGGATTGTAGCTGAGGTAGGAAGGCAGCCATGGATGGTATATGGTTTGCTAAGGACAGCTAATGGTGTATCATCGGTTCCCACATCCGACGTCTTGTTAAGTATTAGCCTTATAAGCGCATTTTATATGGTCCTGCTTATCTTTGAGATATACCTCATAAAGAAAACCGTGGTCAATGCGACAGGAGTTGAGTGA
- the cydB gene encoding cytochrome d ubiquinol oxidase subunit II has protein sequence MFDFLTHDMLAIIWFFLWCVIWGVYFIVDSFSLGAGLLVPFIATDKAQRMQIQSSVGPFWGGNEVWLILAAGGTFAAFPLVFSKMFTFLYLPMMLLLIGLIARGISIEYLHKDENPHIQKILMWGWFAGSLLISLVLGVAFANFFKGLEIASGGVYIGTLIGLFSPYALIGGVLFVLMSVTSGAFWINVKTEGAIAIKAGDLAKKSALIVLVLALVYLAYSFMGIEGFTTNYSAMPALYLLPGLAVVTAVLAVFFAKKDRIFPAFCSNLLAFLFVVESGLASIYPYMLKSSVSSEYGIDIFEAASSHMTLSVMLGGALVFVPIIIIYQLWAYTLFREKIKETDQVEY, from the coding sequence ATGTTCGATTTCCTTACTCATGATATGCTTGCTATTATCTGGTTCTTCCTGTGGTGTGTAATATGGGGAGTTTACTTTATTGTCGACTCCTTTTCCCTTGGGGCAGGCCTTCTGGTACCTTTTATTGCCACAGATAAGGCCCAGAGGATGCAAATCCAGAGCTCTGTTGGTCCTTTCTGGGGCGGCAATGAGGTATGGCTCATCCTGGCTGCAGGTGGAACATTTGCTGCATTCCCTCTGGTATTCTCGAAGATGTTTACTTTCCTGTATCTTCCTATGATGTTGCTGCTTATCGGCTTAATTGCGAGGGGAATTTCCATAGAATATCTTCACAAGGATGAAAATCCCCATATACAGAAAATCCTTATGTGGGGATGGTTTGCTGGAAGCCTGCTGATTTCTCTGGTTCTGGGAGTTGCATTTGCAAACTTCTTCAAGGGGCTTGAAATTGCTTCAGGAGGCGTTTATATCGGTACCCTTATTGGACTTTTTAGCCCTTATGCACTGATAGGCGGTGTCTTATTTGTGCTTATGAGTGTTACTTCAGGTGCGTTCTGGATCAATGTTAAAACTGAAGGGGCCATAGCTATAAAAGCAGGTGATCTGGCAAAGAAGAGCGCTCTTATTGTACTTGTACTTGCTCTGGTCTATCTGGCATATTCCTTTATGGGTATAGAAGGTTTTACAACCAACTATTCAGCCATGCCAGCTCTGTACTTATTGCCAGGTCTTGCGGTAGTGACAGCTGTTCTTGCTGTGTTTTTTGCAAAAAAGGACAGGATATTTCCTGCCTTTTGCAGCAATCTCCTAGCGTTTCTTTTCGTTGTTGAAAGCGGGCTTGCAAGTATCTATCCTTACATGCTTAAGTCTTCTGTATCTTCTGAATATGGAATAGATATCTTTGAGGCAGCATCAAGCCACATGACCTTGAGCGTCATGCTGGGGGGAGCATTGGTATTCGTGCCCATAATCATCATCTACCAGCTATGGGCATATACGTTGTTCAGGGAAAAGATAAAAGAAACAGACCAGGTCGAGTACTGA
- a CDS encoding DHHA1 domain-containing protein — protein sequence MTDDKRMILIYHHDDNDGYCAAAIAGASYDRNEFDIKFVAINYGKESWSEGEIKAAEKVWLLDFTSDNMEEFVKVCGPKLIWVDHHKTAVEKFPDLWNSNSIPGIRSVEKAACILTWEFTHPENILPPAAVAYIGDKDLWKFEYSETRAFTAGFNLIVKTPDDPAWDVLLGSEYEDTVNNMISIGELLLKAQNYKLQKAFDRGVDYIFHNWKARLVNTTGNISELGEFIYRKPEYDIAIMWQAVEDMVVFSLRSDSGNPNSPDCAEIAQQYGGGGHKNAAGFQRKNMDFPRLLFK from the coding sequence ATGACAGATGATAAACGCATGATTTTAATTTATCACCATGATGATAATGACGGATACTGTGCAGCTGCTATTGCTGGTGCTTCCTATGATCGGAATGAATTTGACATAAAATTTGTTGCTATAAATTATGGCAAAGAGTCTTGGAGTGAGGGCGAAATAAAGGCAGCAGAAAAAGTATGGCTTCTTGATTTTACAAGCGATAATATGGAGGAATTCGTAAAAGTTTGTGGTCCTAAGTTGATATGGGTGGACCATCACAAGACCGCTGTGGAGAAATTTCCAGACCTGTGGAATTCCAACAGTATTCCGGGAATCCGGTCTGTTGAAAAAGCAGCATGTATACTTACATGGGAGTTCACACATCCAGAAAATATTTTACCTCCTGCTGCAGTTGCCTATATCGGGGATAAAGATCTGTGGAAGTTTGAATACTCTGAAACCAGGGCTTTCACTGCAGGCTTTAATCTTATAGTGAAAACTCCTGATGATCCAGCATGGGACGTACTCCTTGGTTCGGAATACGAGGATACTGTAAATAATATGATATCTATCGGGGAATTGCTTCTCAAAGCTCAAAACTACAAGCTCCAAAAAGCCTTTGACCGTGGGGTGGATTACATTTTCCATAACTGGAAAGCCAGGCTTGTAAACACTACTGGAAATATCTCCGAGCTTGGAGAATTTATCTACAGGAAGCCTGAATATGATATTGCTATCATGTGGCAGGCTGTAGAGGATATGGTGGTATTCAGCTTGAGATCCGATTCAGGGAATCCCAATTCGCCCGATTGCGCCGAAATCGCTCAACAATACGGCGGTGGAGGGCACAAGAATGCCGCTGGATTCCAGAGAAAAAATATGGATTTTCCACGCCTGCTTTTCAAATGA
- a CDS encoding TIGR04279 domain-containing protein, with translation MKKKIGTNGIDIRKCKLTFAALICIFALISVSAAVSEKGLWAASIEKNGDSVIFADHDDSQDEGGWIQLSGGQEIQLPQPLSFIYNGTNCVEKAGTIVKLNKDNNTEVNYTYPYATHPFYTDGQRVTMTYNGPSALKNQKVNVYLVNGSSVSSVKKAIVLAGNESINLGEIFGEGTDNSYIRLCATLDKKGDLLKPITFYSLKPGSYGIIVTLADDKYRENTSMEKKVLSATGFEIVNYELKTKADNNIKEGDNLDVTMSLKKAPADGEFTYGALLINEEAYRAEINVSTNGTINGTNASINDLDIRDLGINSTNYKSKLNKSELTKAAQTLIGEGNGTISIGDKNQDTLSLTTFDLAPGDYILITGAYEPGKGLVGIDQDKLKISTKGTSPI, from the coding sequence TTGAAGAAAAAAATAGGAACAAATGGAATAGATATCAGAAAATGTAAATTAACCTTCGCGGCTCTAATCTGCATTTTCGCACTTATTTCGGTATCAGCCGCGGTTTCAGAAAAAGGACTCTGGGCTGCCTCTATTGAGAAAAACGGAGACAGCGTCATTTTTGCAGACCACGATGATAGCCAAGACGAGGGAGGATGGATTCAACTCAGCGGAGGACAAGAAATCCAGCTTCCACAACCACTTAGCTTTATTTACAATGGGACCAACTGTGTTGAAAAGGCAGGAACTATAGTTAAACTAAACAAGGATAATAACACGGAAGTGAACTATACATACCCATACGCCACACATCCATTTTATACTGACGGCCAGAGAGTAACAATGACCTATAATGGTCCTTCAGCTCTTAAGAATCAGAAAGTGAATGTTTACCTTGTCAATGGGTCTAGTGTTAGTTCCGTCAAAAAAGCCATTGTTCTTGCGGGTAACGAAAGCATAAACCTGGGAGAAATTTTCGGAGAAGGTACGGATAATTCTTACATCAGATTATGCGCGACTCTGGACAAGAAAGGAGATCTGCTTAAACCAATTACCTTCTACTCTCTTAAACCCGGGAGTTACGGCATCATTGTAACACTTGCGGACGACAAATACAGAGAGAACACCAGCATGGAAAAGAAAGTTCTTTCAGCAACTGGCTTTGAAATAGTTAACTATGAACTGAAAACAAAGGCAGACAACAATATTAAGGAAGGCGATAACCTTGATGTTACAATGAGCCTGAAAAAAGCACCTGCTGATGGAGAGTTTACATACGGTGCCCTGCTGATAAATGAAGAAGCCTACAGAGCTGAAATAAACGTCAGCACCAATGGAACAATAAATGGGACCAATGCTTCCATCAACGATCTTGATATCAGAGACCTGGGCATAAACTCAACAAACTATAAGTCCAAATTGAACAAAAGTGAACTTACAAAAGCAGCCCAGACTCTTATTGGAGAAGGCAACGGTACGATAAGCATAGGCGACAAAAATCAGGACACTCTTTCCCTGACAACCTTCGACCTTGCGCCAGGAGATTACATCCTCATTACAGGCGCCTATGAACCTGGCAAAGGCCTTGTAGGCATAGACCAGGATAAACTGAAAATAAGTACAAAAGGAACCTCACCGATATAA
- a CDS encoding TIGR04279 domain-containing protein, translating to MLPKEIKPTNPVFTFIKNPKNKESLRLLFLLPVFLFLIISPGAAASSNWELTPQNPVVGDMMKIKGTGFEGDTAKVLVSFEKDVKVQDGKYEYLLEDVVIPSGFDNSFTVKAEGVEDLNVRAKTLLWLTKSSEAKDGTATVSQANVPAGTYEIRIDGKASGSNVKLKITAMQKIEVDSDRSLSYEYNTKSIPAGNFEVNVEGITKQIELQSEEGLLSEIDSVEQNFSETNSSKQNFSETNSSKQNFSETNSSKQNLNEEQNNESLPSETNSLEQNLSEGKDNESPGDTPEVKVYNWTDIQGNKSAISEIKTKKNSWNNLKFILSYPYSLRPFYTVNESLKLSYNGPEALGQQSVDIYLIKERSQSSPENEISYGMNDSTISLEDVLNNATEAYVKIPATLNKEGDLTPLTLGPLQAGRYWILITTAGNETEKTVSEKEVLLAKYFEVLKYQMEARAPSTLQEGENLEVNLDLKNAPAVKNYTYWAVLIKDGTYTASEDTNSIGTTTKIRPIVNGIDLIKNLETNLSGYESENEKDELKNEIQTLIGKNNGTISIGEKNQSKLSLKSLDLPPGDYVLLTGAYENNEGLVGISQKKLRISLENSYGLDLRSISGKYLKYIVDEVNSLSAYGN from the coding sequence TTGCTTCCTAAAGAAATTAAGCCAACGAATCCAGTTTTTACATTTATCAAAAATCCAAAGAATAAAGAAAGTTTGAGACTCCTGTTTTTGCTTCCTGTGTTCCTGTTTCTAATTATTTCTCCCGGAGCAGCTGCATCAAGCAACTGGGAGCTTACTCCCCAAAACCCCGTTGTTGGGGATATGATGAAGATAAAAGGAACCGGTTTTGAGGGAGATACCGCAAAAGTGCTGGTATCCTTCGAAAAAGATGTGAAGGTACAGGATGGAAAATACGAGTACCTGCTTGAAGATGTAGTAATCCCATCTGGTTTCGACAACAGTTTTACCGTGAAGGCAGAAGGAGTCGAGGATCTGAATGTGAGAGCAAAGACGCTCCTATGGTTAACTAAAAGCTCAGAAGCAAAAGACGGCACCGCCACAGTATCCCAGGCAAACGTCCCTGCAGGAACATATGAGATCAGGATCGACGGAAAGGCAAGTGGTTCTAATGTCAAACTCAAGATAACAGCCATGCAAAAGATAGAGGTAGATTCTGATAGAAGTCTCAGCTATGAATATAATACTAAGTCTATACCGGCAGGCAATTTTGAAGTAAACGTTGAGGGCATTACAAAGCAGATAGAATTACAGTCTGAAGAAGGCCTTCTTTCAGAAATAGACTCTGTGGAACAGAACTTTTCAGAAACAAACTCTTCGAAACAGAACTTTTCAGAAACAAACTCTTCGAAACAGAACTTTTCAGAAACAAACTCTTCGAAACAGAACTTGAATGAAGAACAAAATAACGAAAGTCTGCCTTCGGAAACAAATTCATTGGAACAGAATTTAAGTGAAGGAAAAGATAATGAAAGCCCAGGAGATACACCTGAAGTAAAAGTATATAACTGGACAGACATCCAGGGAAACAAGTCGGCAATATCTGAAATAAAAACAAAGAAAAATAGCTGGAACAATCTGAAATTCATATTGTCATATCCATACTCCCTTCGTCCGTTTTATACCGTAAACGAGAGCTTAAAGTTGAGCTACAATGGACCTGAAGCTTTAGGACAGCAGAGTGTGGACATATATCTCATCAAGGAACGAAGCCAGAGTTCTCCGGAAAATGAGATTTCATATGGTATGAATGACAGCACAATTAGTCTTGAAGATGTCTTAAACAATGCTACAGAAGCTTATGTCAAGATACCTGCGACCCTGAACAAAGAAGGAGATCTTACTCCCCTAACATTGGGCCCTCTTCAGGCAGGCCGCTACTGGATCCTTATAACCACCGCAGGAAACGAAACAGAAAAAACAGTATCTGAAAAAGAAGTCCTTTTAGCAAAATATTTTGAAGTTCTCAAGTATCAAATGGAAGCCAGAGCTCCGTCTACCCTTCAAGAAGGCGAAAACTTAGAAGTTAACCTGGATCTGAAGAACGCACCTGCTGTGAAAAATTATACTTACTGGGCTGTACTGATAAAGGATGGTACCTATACAGCATCTGAAGACACTAACTCAATCGGGACGACAACCAAAATAAGGCCTATTGTGAACGGAATTGACCTTATAAAGAATTTGGAAACCAATTTGAGTGGATATGAATCTGAAAATGAGAAAGACGAACTTAAGAATGAGATCCAGACCCTTATAGGGAAAAATAATGGAACGATAAGCATAGGTGAGAAAAACCAGAGTAAGCTTTCCCTGAAAAGCCTGGATCTTCCACCAGGAGACTACGTCCTCCTTACAGGAGCTTATGAAAATAATGAAGGCCTGGTTGGTATATCCCAGAAAAAGCTGAGAATATCCCTCGAAAATTCGTATGGACTGGACTTGAGATCCATATCCGGAAAATACCTTAAGTATATCGTCGATGAAGTTAATAGCCTCTCCGCTTATGGAAATTAA
- a CDS encoding TIGR04279 domain-containing protein encodes MKKKTGIYNEIFSRKWRLIFITLVLIFSVISLSATGAENRTNSQARDKVVHESNIGVSNETGKNNCSYCIESDEKNDTGKEYSYFMGSNEEDENEDGYSYIIVDENHKDKCSYCTEDEENFEQKVGENKSKENQKTVENSTKSKTETENNTKTQETIENSTKSKTETENNTKSKIETVENNTKSKTETENNTKSKTETVENNTKSKTETENNTKSKIETVENSTKSKTETENNTKSKIETVENSTKSKTETENNTKSKTETENNTKSKIETVENSTKSKTETENNTENQGIVEDIEQETDLADSILHYKVYKVENSQEKIKENESKSSESNVSDWYKKIAVNKTIAQENESNSNDTDSKENIEENDSKSSGINVTDWYKKIAVNKTVAQENESNSNDTDSKENIEENDSKSSESNVSDWYKKIAVNKTVAQENESNSNDTDSQENIEENDSKSSESNVSDWYKKIAVNKTVAQENESNSNDTDSQENIEENDSKSSGINVSDWYKIIAVNKTVAQENESNSNNTDSKGNIEENNSKSSEINVSDWYKIIAVNKTVAQENESNSNNTDSKGNIEENDSKSSEINVTDWYKKIAVNKTVAQENESDSNNTDSKENIEGDDSKSSKSDGSNCKCKIITVNKTAIQENKSDSSESNVSNLKYKTTTVNRTVTQNNTKTKNETKTETVNESKSLKSTEVETENKTKISNGNSNGTSDGNSNGNLSGNSNGNSNGNLSGNSNGNSNSTKSVESEVVSPEVNWTNNLRSQKVNEIKVYNWTDSQGNKSVTSEVKTEKNSWNNIKYILSYSYPLRSFYTTNDNVNISYNGPETLRYQSVDIFLIKERSPSSPENEISYGMNESTISLEDVLNNDTEAYVKIPATLNKEGDLDPLRLDPLQAGHYWILITPAGNETEKTVSEKEVLLAKYFEVLKYQIEARSPSAIQKGENLEVNLDLENEPAEKNYTYWAVLIKDGAYTAFEGTNPRWRMTTGIRPIVNGVDLIKRLETNLSRYESDNEKDELKNEIQTLIGKDNGTISIGEKNQSKLSLKSLDLPPGDYILLTGAYEDNKGLIGTTQKKMRISPEDLYGLGLTPSSENTLGDESSTKFETSPLMEIKSILENPKSFIFEDVKPYIQANSLAEVLRNPPKLPSFLLGFAVTLLIGFAVLRKKK; translated from the coding sequence TTGAAGAAAAAAACAGGGATTTACAATGAAATATTTAGCAGAAAGTGGAGATTAATATTTATTACTCTAGTTCTAATTTTTTCAGTAATTTCACTATCAGCTACAGGGGCGGAAAACAGAACCAACAGTCAGGCAAGAGACAAAGTAGTACATGAGTCAAACATTGGAGTAAGTAACGAGACCGGGAAGAATAATTGTTCGTACTGCATAGAAAGTGACGAAAAAAACGATACAGGAAAAGAATATTCATACTTCATGGGAAGTAACGAAGAAGATGAAAACGAGGATGGATATTCATACATTATAGTAGATGAAAATCATAAAGATAAATGCTCGTACTGCACTGAAGATGAAGAAAATTTTGAACAAAAAGTAGGAGAAAACAAAAGCAAGGAAAATCAGAAAACAGTAGAAAACAGTACTAAATCAAAAACAGAAACAGAAAATAATACAAAAACTCAAGAAACCATAGAAAACAGTACTAAATCAAAAACAGAAACAGAAAATAATACTAAATCAAAAATAGAAACAGTAGAAAATAATACTAAATCAAAAACAGAAACAGAAAATAATACTAAATCAAAAACAGAAACAGTAGAAAATAATACTAAATCAAAAACAGAAACAGAAAATAATACTAAATCAAAAATAGAAACAGTAGAAAACAGTACTAAATCAAAAACAGAAACAGAAAATAATACTAAATCAAAAATAGAAACAGTAGAAAACAGTACTAAATCAAAAACAGAAACAGAAAATAATACTAAATCAAAAACAGAAACAGAAAATAATACTAAATCAAAAATAGAAACAGTAGAAAACAGTACTAAATCAAAAACAGAAACAGAAAATAATACAGAAAATCAGGGAATAGTAGAAGACATTGAGCAAGAGACTGACTTAGCTGACTCTATTTTACATTACAAAGTATATAAGGTAGAAAACAGCCAAGAAAAGATTAAAGAAAATGAATCAAAAAGTTCAGAAAGCAATGTATCTGACTGGTATAAAAAAATAGCAGTAAATAAAACAATTGCTCAAGAAAACGAATCAAACAGTAACGATACAGATAGCAAAGAAAATATCGAAGAAAATGATTCAAAAAGTTCAGGAATTAATGTAACTGATTGGTATAAAAAAATAGCAGTAAATAAAACAGTTGCTCAAGAAAACGAATCAAACAGTAACGATACAGATAGCAAAGAAAATATCGAAGAAAATGATTCAAAAAGCTCAGAAAGCAATGTATCTGACTGGTATAAAAAAATAGCAGTAAATAAAACAGTTGCTCAAGAAAACGAATCAAACAGTAACGATACAGATAGTCAAGAAAATATCGAAGAAAATGATTCAAAAAGTTCAGAAAGCAATGTATCTGACTGGTATAAAAAAATAGCAGTAAATAAAACAGTTGCTCAAGAAAACGAATCAAACAGTAACGATACAGATAGTCAAGAAAATATCGAAGAAAATGATTCAAAAAGTTCAGGAATTAATGTATCTGATTGGTATAAAATAATAGCAGTAAATAAAACAGTTGCTCAAGAAAACGAATCAAACAGTAACAATACAGATAGCAAAGGAAATATCGAAGAAAATAATTCAAAAAGTTCAGAAATTAATGTATCTGACTGGTATAAAATAATAGCAGTAAATAAAACAGTTGCTCAAGAAAACGAATCAAACAGTAACAATACAGATAGCAAAGGAAATATCGAAGAAAATGATTCAAAAAGTTCAGAAATTAATGTAACTGATTGGTATAAAAAAATAGCAGTAAATAAAACAGTTGCTCAAGAAAACGAATCAGACAGTAACAATACAGATAGCAAAGAAAATATTGAAGGAGATGACTCAAAAAGTTCAAAAAGTGATGGATCTAACTGTAAATGCAAAATAATAACAGTAAATAAAACAGCCATCCAAGAAAATAAATCAGACAGTTCAGAGAGCAATGTATCTAATTTGAAATATAAAACAACAACAGTGAATAGAACAGTCACCCAAAACAATACCAAAACGAAAAATGAAACAAAAACTGAAACCGTCAATGAATCGAAAAGTCTGAAAAGTACGGAAGTGGAAACTGAAAACAAAACCAAAATCTCCAATGGAAACTCAAATGGAACTTCCGATGGAAACTCAAACGGAAACTTAAGCGGAAACTCCAATGGAAACTCAAACGGAAACTTAAGCGGAAACTCCAATGGAAACTCAAACAGTACAAAAAGTGTGGAAAGTGAAGTAGTGAGTCCTGAAGTAAACTGGACGAATAATCTGAGAAGTCAGAAAGTAAATGAAATAAAAGTATATAACTGGACAGACAGTCAGGGAAATAAGTCAGTAACATCTGAGGTAAAAACAGAAAAAAATAGTTGGAACAATATTAAATATATACTGTCGTATTCCTATCCCCTTCGTTCGTTTTATACCACAAACGATAATGTGAATATAAGCTATAATGGACCTGAAACTTTAAGATATCAGAGTGTGGACATTTTCCTCATCAAGGAACGCAGCCCGAGTTCTCCGGAAAATGAGATTTCATATGGTATGAATGAAAGCACGATTAGTCTTGAAGACGTCTTAAACAATGATACAGAAGCTTATGTTAAGATACCTGCGACTCTGAACAAAGAAGGAGACCTTGATCCACTGAGACTGGACCCTCTTCAGGCAGGCCATTACTGGATCCTTATAACCCCTGCAGGAAACGAAACGGAAAAAACAGTATCTGAAAAAGAAGTCCTTTTAGCAAAATATTTTGAAGTTCTCAAGTATCAAATAGAGGCCAGATCTCCGTCTGCCATTCAAAAAGGTGAAAACTTAGAAGTCAACCTGGATCTGGAAAATGAACCTGCTGAGAAGAATTATACTTACTGGGCTGTACTGATAAAAGATGGTGCTTATACAGCATTTGAAGGCACGAACCCAAGATGGAGAATGACTACTGGAATTAGGCCTATCGTAAACGGAGTTGACCTTATCAAGCGTTTGGAAACAAATTTGAGTAGGTATGAATCCGATAATGAGAAAGACGAACTTAAGAATGAGATCCAGACCCTTATAGGGAAAGATAATGGAACGATAAGCATAGGTGAGAAAAACCAGAGTAAGCTTTCCCTGAAAAGCCTGGATCTTCCACCAGGAGACTACATCCTCCTTACAGGAGCCTATGAAGATAATAAAGGTTTGATAGGTACAACCCAGAAAAAGATGAGAATATCCCCCGAAGACTTATACGGATTGGGTTTGACACCCAGCTCAGAAAATACATTGGGTGATGAATCTTCGACGAAATTCGAAACCTCTCCACTTATGGAAATTAAGTCTATTCTCGAAAATCCAAAATCATTCATATTTGAAGATGTCAAACCATACATTCAGGCAAACTCATTAGCAGAAGTCTTAAGAAATCCTCCAAAACTTCCCTCGTTCCTGTTGGGCTTTGCAGTAACTCTACTGATAGGATTTGCAGTACTGAGGAAAAAGAAATGA
- the rpl3p gene encoding 50S ribosomal protein L3, with translation MASIHRPKRGSLAFSPRKRAKSHIPRFRAWPEATGEPRLQGFAGYKVGMTHVIMVDDTKNSLTQGMEISVPVTIIETPAIRVAAIRAYAEDTAGEKAIAEVWATDLDPELKRRIPVPKGDNMAETLGNIGKMIEEGKVSDIRAVTYTLPKSLTGVPKKTPDIMESGISARDLNTKFEYAKSILGTLVSITDVFKTGTLIDTAAITIGKGTQGPAKRWGIQLMKGKHSRQGSLRQIGTLGGFGLRRVSWRVPQMGQTGYHQRTEFNKRILKIGSDGEEVTPEGGFINYGLVRGDYVLIKGSVPGPSKRLIRLRDPIRAKKADLGEPNILHISRESKQG, from the coding sequence ATGGCAAGCATACACCGACCAAAACGAGGTTCCCTCGCATTTAGTCCACGCAAAAGGGCAAAGAGCCACATTCCACGGTTCAGAGCCTGGCCGGAGGCTACAGGTGAACCAAGGCTACAGGGTTTTGCAGGGTACAAGGTGGGCATGACCCACGTGATCATGGTTGATGACACAAAGAACAGCCTTACCCAGGGTATGGAAATCTCCGTACCTGTAACTATCATCGAAACTCCTGCGATAAGGGTCGCAGCCATCCGGGCTTATGCAGAAGACACAGCCGGAGAAAAGGCAATCGCTGAGGTATGGGCAACAGACCTTGATCCTGAACTCAAACGCAGGATTCCTGTACCAAAAGGAGATAACATGGCTGAAACCCTTGGGAATATCGGAAAAATGATCGAAGAAGGAAAGGTAAGTGATATCAGGGCAGTTACCTACACTCTACCAAAGAGCCTTACCGGGGTTCCCAAAAAGACGCCCGATATCATGGAATCCGGAATTAGTGCCAGAGATCTCAACACCAAGTTTGAGTATGCAAAATCAATCCTCGGCACCCTTGTAAGCATAACCGACGTTTTCAAGACCGGGACACTTATTGACACAGCTGCAATTACTATCGGAAAAGGGACTCAAGGTCCTGCCAAGCGCTGGGGCATCCAGCTTATGAAAGGCAAGCACTCCAGACAGGGCAGTCTCAGGCAGATCGGTACTCTTGGTGGCTTCGGCCTTCGCCGTGTCTCCTGGAGAGTCCCGCAGATGGGTCAGACAGGATATCACCAGAGAACTGAGTTCAACAAGCGAATCCTTAAGATTGGATCCGATGGGGAAGAAGTCACTCCAGAAGGCGGCTTCATAAATTATGGCCTTGTCCGTGGGGATTATGTGCTGATCAAAGGCAGTGTTCCCGGACCTTCCAAAAGGCTTATCAGGCTCAGAGATCCGATCAGGGCAAAGAAAGCTGACCTTGGCGAACCAAATATCCTTCACATAAGCAGGGAATCCAAGCAGGGGTGA